One Gossypium raimondii isolate GPD5lz chromosome 3, ASM2569854v1, whole genome shotgun sequence genomic window carries:
- the LOC105794519 gene encoding receptor protein kinase-like protein ZAR1 has protein sequence MKKLVLFGLFFLFLFPHLKLAFSLSPDGLSLLSLKSAVDQPSGHSVFADWNETDETPCNWSGVSCKNISGFPDPRVVGVAVSAKNLRGYIPSELGNLIYLRRLNLHNNFFYGSIPDQLFNATSLHSLFLYGNNLSGSLPPSICKLPRLQNLDLSYNSLSGSLPENLKNCKQLQRLILAQNKFSGEIPGGIWPEFDNLVQLDLSSNEFKGPIPSTIGELNSLSGTLNLSYNHLSGNLPKSLGDLPVTVSFDLRNNNLSGKIPETGSFANQGPTAFLNNPLLCGFPLQKSCNNSSTSSSGTQNSGPNSGETQKKGLSPGLIILISAADAGGVALIGLIIVYIYWKNKDSSNSCSCTGKTKFGDNNKGKFCSVCPFGCINECRNNDSELEDNEKGEKSGKGEGELVAIDKGFSFELDELLRASAYVLGKSGLGIVYKVVLGNGIPVAVRRLGGEGGEQRYKEFVAEVQAIGKVKHPNVVKLRAYYWAPDEKLLISDFISNGNLANAIRGRNGQPSTSLSWSVRLKIVKGAARGLAYLHECSPRKFVHGDVKPSNILLDNEFQSYISDFGLNRLINITGNNPDSSSGGFIGGLPYKSIQTERTNSYRAPEARVPGNRATQKWDVYSFGVVLLELLTGKSPELSPTTSTSMEILDLVRWVRKGFEEEKPLSDMVDPMLLQEVHAKKEVLAVFQVALACTEADPEIRPRMKTVSDNLERIGS, from the exons ATGAAGAAGCTGGTTCTCTTTGGcctcttcttcctcttcctcttccctCACTTGAAACTAGCCTTTTCCCTTTCTCCTGACGGCCTTTCTCTTCTCTCATTAAAATCTGCCGTGGACCAACCTTCAGGCCACTCAGTCTTCGCCGACTGGAATGAGACCGATGAGACGCCGTGTAATTGGTCCGGCGTTTCTTGCAAGAACATTTCAGGATTTCCTGACCCGCGTGTCGTCGGAGTCGCCGTTTCCGCGAAGAATCTGCGAGGCTATATCCCGTCCGAGCTTGGAAATTTAATCTATCTCAGAAGATTGAATCTTCACAATAACTTCTTCTATGGTTCTATACCGGACCAACTGTTCAATGCCACGTCACTTCACAGCTTGTTTCTTTACGGTAACAATCTGTCCGGTTCGCTGCCTCCTTCGATCTGCAAGCTTCCGAGGCTGCAAAACCTCGATCTCTCCTACAATTCGCTGTCGGGTTCCTTGCCTGAGAATCTCAAGAACTGCAAGCAGTTGCAGCGGTTGATTCTAGCTCAAAACAAGTTTTCCGGCGAAATTCCCGGCGGAATTTGGCCGGAATTTGACAACTTGGTCCAACTCGATCTTTCTTCGAATGAATTCAAGGGACCGATCCCTAGTACCATCGGAGAGTTAAACTCATTGTCGGGCACTCTCAATTTATCCTACAATCACTTATCCGGTAATCTCCCGAAAAGCTTGGGCGACTTACCGGTGACGGTCAGTTTCGATCTCAGGAACAACAATTTAAGCGGGAAGATACCTGAAACGGGATCGTTTGCTAATCAAGGACCAACCGCATTTCTAAACAACCCTCTTTTATGCGGGTTTCCCCTTCAAAAGTCGTGTAACAATTCGAGTACAAGTTCTTCAGGGACACAAAATTCGGGTCCGAATTCGGGCGAAACCCAGAAAAAGGGGCTCAGCCCTGGTTTAATCATACTAATCTCAGCAGCTGATGCCGGTGGTGTGGCGTTGATAGGATTGATTATCGTTTATATTTACTGGAAAAACAAAGATTCTTCAAATAGTTGTAGTTGCACTGGGAAAACCAAGTTTGGCGATAACAACAAAGGGAAATTTTGTTCCGTTTGTCCTTTTGGATGCATCAATGAGTGTCGCAACAATGACTCGGAATTGGAAGACAATGAAAAAGGGGAGAAATCGGGGAAAGGGGAAGGCGAGCTAGTTGCCATTGATAAAGGGTTCAGTTTTGAGTTGGACGAGTTGCTTAGAGCGTCGGCTTATGTGTTGGGTAAGAGTGGGCTTGGGATAGTGTACAAAGTGGTGCTGGGAAATGGGATCCCGGTGGCTGTTCGGAGATTGGGCGGCGAAGGTGGAGAGCAAAGGTACAAGGAGTTTGTAGCTGAAGTTCAAGCAATTGGGAAAGTGAAGCATCCAAATGTGGTGAAGCTGAGAGCTTACTATTGGGCCCCTGATGAAAAGCTTCTCATTAGTGATTTCATCTCCAATGGCAATTTGGCTAACGCCATCAGAG GCAGAAATGGTCAGCCATCAACAAGCCTCTCATGGTCAGTAAGGCTGAAAATTGTAAAGGGAGCAGCCCGTGGCTTGGCCTATCTTCATGAATGCAGTCCAAGAAAATTTGTTCATGGAGACGTCAAGCCATCTAACATTCTCCTTGACAACGAATTCCAATCTTACATCTCTGATTTCGGCCTCAACAGGCTCATTAACATCACTGGAAACAACCCCGATTCTTCATCTGGCGGCTTCATCGGTGGACTCCCTTACAAATCAATCCAAACGGAACGAACCAACAGTTATCGAGCACCGGAGGCTCGAGTCCCTGGCAACCGAGCAACACAAAAATGGGATGTCTATTCATTTGGAGTCGTATTACTGGAGCTGTTAACAGGGAAGTCTCCGGAGCTATCACCGACCACATCAACTTCCATGGAAATTCTGGACCTTGTAAGGTGGGTGAGGAAAggttttgaagaagaaaagccaTTGTCAGACATGGTTGATCCGATGTTATTACAAGAAGTGCATGCCAAGAAAGAAGTGTTGGCTGTTTTTCAGGTTGCTCTTGCATGCACTGAAGCGGACCCTGAGATTCGACCAAGGATGAAAACTGTTTCAGATAATCTTGAGAGAATTGGATCATGA